A genomic stretch from Helianthus annuus cultivar XRQ/B chromosome 1, HanXRQr2.0-SUNRISE, whole genome shotgun sequence includes:
- the LOC110878386 gene encoding protein FAR1-RELATED SEQUENCE 5-like: MTFDTVNNAFLFYQKYAMASGFTARKSSQYTHHGVIKSKWFVCSKEGTKPFKAIDTSKKIDTSNNGSKRKSVRRVPSIRTGCKARMCIKLMPSNLYEVSSFNEAHNHFFVDEEDRHLLPSNRGMNYMQEQAVNALSALNIGPVKAFNIMRTLYGGFDKVGATKNDFKNFKRDLNRYISEFDADMMIKRLLRKKEYMPNFSMEYITYENGVLRGLFWADEDAKRNFSVFGDVVSFDATYRRNKYNMMFVPFTGIDNHNRNVTLGAAIIGNETAETYSWLLNVFRQAFGRAPPVIVTDQDPSMKKAIEDTWPESRHRLYMWHIMDKLSAKVLKCARREF, encoded by the exons ATGACCTTTGACACAGTGAACAACGCATTCCTCTTTTATCAGAAGTATGCAATGGCTTCAGGCTTCACTGCCAGGAAGTCTTCTCAATACACACATCATGGTGTTATAAAATCTAAATGGTTTGTTTGCTCCAAGGAGGGGACTAAACCTTTTAAGGCGATCGATACATCTAAAAAGATTGACACCTCAAATAATGGGTCAAAGAGGAAATCTGTTCGACGTGTTCCTTCTATAAGGACTGGGTGCAAAGCACGTATGTGTATAAAGTTAATGCCTTCGAATCTATACGAGGTATCTTCTTTTAATGAGGCACATAATCATTTTTTTGTTGATGAGGAAGATAGGCATCTACTCCCCTCTAACCGAGGTATGAACTATATGCAAGAGCAAGCCGTTAACGCGTTGAGTGCCTTGAACATTGGCCCTGTGAAAGCGTTTAATATCATGAGGACATTGTATGGTGGGTTTGACAAGGTTGGGGCAACCAAAAACGATTTTAAAAATTTCAAGCGAGACCTGAACAGGTATATATCGGAGTTTGATGCTGATATGATGATTAAACGGCTTTTGAGGAAGAAAGAGTACATGCCTAACTTTTCAATGGAGTATATAACATACGAGAATGGAGTTTTAAGGGGTTTGTTTTGGGCAGATGAAGATGCCAAAAGGAATTTTTCTGTGTTTGGTGATGTTGTTTCATTTGATGCCACATATCGTCGTAACAA GTACAACATGATGTTTGTTCCATTTACCGGCATCGACAATCACAATCGCAATGTTACTCTTGGTGCCGCTATAATAGGAAACGAAACTGCTGAAACTTACAGTTGGTTGCTAAATGTGTTTCGTCAAGCATTTGGCCGTGCCCCTCCGGTGATTGTCACCGACCAAGACCCATCCATGAAGAAGGCTATTGAAGATACATGGCCCGAGAGTAGACATAGGCTATACATGTGGCACATCATGGACAAGCTTTCTGCTAAG gtgttaaagtgtgcAAGACGCGAGTTTTAG